The following proteins come from a genomic window of Deltaproteobacteria bacterium:
- a CDS encoding radical SAM protein, with protein MSKIRVLRFPHPEPPGAKIRLVPFFLPFAGCPGRCVFCDQHAQTGVAGISLDTALVELRARLAAGRAPFGVGFFGGTFTGLDRTWQERFLGVASEARSQGLDHVRVSTRPDRIDPETLRLLRERGVDMVELGVQSFQADVLRASGRGYTPEVAATACRMVHEAGLRLGIQLLPGLPGHDPTLWRDDVDLAIAQRPEVVRVYPCVVMAGTELARWHARGEYAPWPLDMAVRECGWAVLRFWEAGIRVIRVGLADEAGLRSGMVAGPWHPAFGNMVRSEAMCCFLENKLAGLTVRAMCVPRRLGGDLWGLGRANAPRLERLGITKRILRAWPDRDIAVDVEE; from the coding sequence ATGTCCAAAATCCGCGTCCTGCGCTTTCCCCATCCCGAACCGCCCGGAGCGAAGATCCGGCTGGTTCCGTTTTTTCTGCCCTTTGCCGGTTGCCCGGGGCGGTGCGTCTTTTGCGACCAACATGCCCAGACCGGCGTGGCCGGGATCAGTCTGGATACGGCCCTGGTCGAGCTGCGGGCACGCCTGGCCGCCGGACGCGCTCCCTTTGGCGTGGGCTTTTTTGGTGGAACCTTCACCGGTCTGGACCGGACGTGGCAAGAACGCTTCCTGGGCGTGGCCTCCGAGGCGAGGAGCCAGGGGCTTGACCATGTCCGCGTTTCCACGCGTCCGGACAGGATCGATCCCGAGACGTTGCGCCTGCTCCGGGAGCGGGGCGTGGACATGGTCGAACTCGGTGTGCAGTCTTTCCAGGCGGATGTCTTGCGCGCCAGCGGCCGGGGATACACGCCCGAGGTGGCCGCCACGGCCTGCCGCATGGTCCACGAGGCGGGATTGCGTCTGGGCATCCAGCTTTTGCCGGGTCTTCCCGGCCACGATCCGACCTTGTGGCGTGATGACGTGGATTTGGCCATTGCCCAGCGCCCCGAGGTGGTCCGCGTGTACCCCTGCGTGGTCATGGCCGGGACCGAGCTGGCCCGGTGGCATGCCCGGGGCGAGTACGCGCCCTGGCCACTGGACATGGCCGTGCGCGAGTGCGGCTGGGCTGTGTTGCGTTTTTGGGAAGCAGGCATCCGGGTCATCCGTGTCGGATTGGCCGATGAGGCCGGTCTGCGTTCCGGGATGGTGGCCGGGCCGTGGCATCCAGCTTTCGGAAACATGGTCCGGTCCGAGGCGATGTGTTGTTTTTTGGAAAACAAGCTCGCCGGTCTGACGGTCCGCGCCATGTGCGTGCCGCGCCGTCTGGGGGGCGATTTGTGGGGACTCGGACGAGCCAACGCCCCGCGCCTGGAGCGGCTCGGAATCACCAAACGGATTTTACGCGCGTGGCCCGATCGGGACATTGCCGTGGACGTGGAGGAATAG